CGCGACGCGTCGGGCAATTGCAGCTTGTTCACCCCGACGACCGCGCGCAGCTTCGGCCATGAGATCTTGCGGCCGCCGGGCACGAGGGCGAAGACGAAGGTGTCGTCGCTGCGTTTGACGACGAGCGACTTGACGATGTCGGCGGGCGTGATGCCCATGAGCTCGGCGGCCTCCTCGAGGCTGTTCGCCGCCGGTCGCTCGATGATCTCGACCTCGAGGCCGCGTGCAGCGGCATCCGCTCGCACCCGATCCGCACCCGTGAGCTCCGACATGTCGTCCTCCCCGATTCCGTTTCCTCGAATCCTAGGCGCGCACCGCGTGTGCCAGACTGAGCGTCACTCGAACAGGGGGCAGTCTTGGATTCGATCGTTCCGCGCGCTCTCGCGCTCGTCGTCATCGCCGGCGCACTCGTCATGTCGGGGTGCTCGATCGCATCCGGCGACGCGGCCGAGACGTCGCCCCGCCCGACGGAGACCGCGGTGCCGACGCCCGACGAGGGCGACGAGTACGCCGATGCGTTCGCCGAACGCGATGCATTCATCGCGGCGCAGCAGTTGCCGTTGGACGGTTCGCTGCTGGTCGCGACGACCGACGCCCAGAAGGAGTTCATCGCCGAGCAGCGGGCCTACATCGAGCAGCAGGGCGGCACGTGGTCGCCGGAACTCGAGAGCACGGCACTGGCGCTGGCCGCCGATGCCTGCGAGACGGCGATCCTGAACCAGCACGAGGTGGAACTCATGACGCTGGAGACGCACGTGGCCACGTCGCCGCTCTTCGCACAGCTCATCGCGGACGACCTCGCCGAAGACGAGCGGAGGGCCGCCGAGCGCAACGTCGCGAGCGTGATGGTCTTCGGCACCGGGTACCTCTGCCCCGACGACGCCGAGCAGTGGGAGGCCGCGTTCACCGCCGCGTACCCGGGCTGACGCGCGCGCGTCGGGCTCCGCGCGCCTCGATGGGCGGCTGCGCGCTCGTCCGACAGTTCCTCCACAGGACGGCGTCTTCGCCCGTCTCCGGCGCGCAGCGGAGCCGAGGCCTGATGGTCGCAGAATTCTGGGAGAATCGACGGTGATGTCTTCAACCACCACGCTTCCAACGGGCCCGCTCACGATCGGCGGGCTCGAGCTCGACGTGCCCGTCGTGCTCGCCCCCATGGCCGGCATCACGAACACGGCCTTCCGTCGCCTCTGCCGCGAATTCGGCGCCGGCCTCTACGTCAGCGAGATGATCACCTCGCGCGCCCTCGTCGAGCGCACGCCCGAGTCGATGCGCCTCATCACGCATCACGAGTCCGAGACGCCGCGCTCCATCCAGCTCTACGGGGTCGACCCCAAGACCGTCTCCGAGGCGGTCACCATGCTCGTCGCCG
The sequence above is a segment of the Agromyces hippuratus genome. Coding sequences within it:
- a CDS encoding aminoacyl-tRNA deacylase; protein product: MSELTGADRVRADAAARGLEVEIIERPAANSLEEAAELMGITPADIVKSLVVKRSDDTFVFALVPGGRKISWPKLRAVVGVNKLQLPDASRALAATGYERGTITPLGSTTAWPVVADVSIAGRRVSMGAGEHGRSLFVDADRLIDAFGATVADISDPE